In Sphaeramia orbicularis chromosome 1, fSphaOr1.1, whole genome shotgun sequence, a genomic segment contains:
- the dlc1 gene encoding rho GTPase-activating protein 7 isoform X3, which produces MILTQIEAKEACTWLRAAGFPQYAQLYEDAQFPIDISSVTRDHDFLDRDAIEALCRRLNTLNKCALMRLEISPQRKRSEDSDEDEPCAISGRWTFQRDSKRWSRMEELEVFSSLHKDDTLPSFPKDQVSQKGKLALREGNSSESVLTDLSEQPEVGSIHSSGSGGKGEEKIHGAATISEAVPSGATRASSVASMCSSSGTGGSGCANEDSLSDGLPPSPLETLGQFTFDVKTGMAGLGGSLDRGGGSGKSTRSRAKSFLKRMESLRLRSGTSSKRKKKGTANGGKIEISGPVIKEGLDDDKLRRLNCVDISSINLNQNLNHHRNPSQTMTLNRNRSVSYSTQTSNGSTGSTGSSQSEASSGSAVSTPSPVTRARSHSTAAGSSKRGGMYLEGFDPFSILQQSSERQPTPPPKSAPPIPCQASNGMTVDEQNRRNNCTVQDNNRDVEEEEEEGMIFFYLPEGHKPGTFPKALQDGGSRNNNRNDNGNSVILRGRQSRRQRRGSSGSVDSRLSFYDNVPYTERDEEGEEEEGDERKLEEVLQHVSGLQHFVNAWSEAVAREEDEEDEDEEEEGDSDSALDSASPCPSSPLQNRLEETENGSDQDSTGNPLGEGEEGMRERRDSGVGASLTRTSRPQKLRWPSFQNSHRPSLASAQLQISCQSVLQMNLLQKLSLLQLTALLEKHTPTNKHGFSWAVPKFMKRIKVRDYKDRNVFGVPLQVIVQRTGQPLPQGIQQAMRYLRNQCLDQVGLFRKSGVKSRIQALRQMNEASGADGGGVNYEGQSAYDVADMLKQYFRDLPEPLLTSKLSETFLQIYQYMPKELRLQAARAAVLLLPDENREALRTLLCLLSDVTASVAENQMTPTNLAVCLAPSLFHLNTLRRKESSSPRVMNRKQTLGKPDQRDLNENLAATHGLAHMIQECRKLFRIPEEMNRCRNSYVEQALLPRRLEEFAGEEAGHTGYTAYLRDSLDALLKEAKDKFKGYDSCSTPEQAELACRKVHDGFPLRVWKVTVEVPASPEEVLMRVLRDQGHWDEDLLESRVVETLDERTEVYQYVRNTMAPHPTRDHLVLRTWATDLPKGACALLCTSVDHEGVPVVGVRVNVLTSRYFIEPCGTNKSRLTHISRIDCRGRFPEWYNKLYGHLSAAEVARIRDSFTVPMDK; this is translated from the exons ATGATATTAACAC AGATTGAAGCCAAAGAGGCCTGTACCTGGCTCCGGGCAGCAGGGTTCCCACAGTACGCCCAGCTTTATGAAG ATGCCCAGTTTCCTATTGACATCTCTTCAGTGACCAGAGACCATGACTTCCTGGACCGGGATGCCATTGAGGCTCTCTGCAG GCGACTGAACACCCTTAACAAGTGTGCTCTAATGAGACTTGAGATATCACCTCAACGAAAAAGA agTGAGGATTCAGATGAGGATGAACCGTGTGCCATTAGTGGCCGCTGGACCTTCCAGAGGGACAGCAAGCGCTGGTCCCGTATGGAAGAGCTGGAGGTTTTCTCTTCATTACACAAAGATGACACCCTGCCCTCATTCCCTAAGGACCAAGTGTCACAGAAAGGGAAGCTGGCCCTACGAGAAGGCAATAGTTCAGAGAGTGTCCTGACTGACCTcagtgaacaacctgaagtgggCTCCATTCACAGCAGTGGCAGTGGAGGAAAAGGTGAAGAGAAGATCCACGGTGCTGCCACGATCAGTGAAGCGGTACCCTCTGGTGCCACCCGTGCCAGCTCTGTAGCTAGCATGTGTTCATCCTCAGGCACGGGCGGGTCAGGATGTGCTAATGAGGACTCTCTGTCTGATGGGTTGCCTCCATCACCCCTGGAAACACTTGGACAGTTTACTTTCGATGTAAAAACAGGGATGGCTGGACTAGGAGGGAGTCTGGACAGAGGAGGTGGCAGTGGCAAAAGCACACGCTCAAGAGCAAAGAGCTTCCTCAAGAGAATGGAGAGTCTGCGGCTCCGGAGTGGCACCTCCTCCAAGAGAAAGAAGAAGGGGACCGCAAATGGGGGGAAGATTGAAATCAGTGGCCCTGTCATCAAAGAGGGTCTAGATGATGACAAGTTGCGGAGGCTCAACTGTGTGGACATCTCCAGTATCAACCTCAACCAGAACCTCAATCACCACCGCAATCCCTCCCAGACTATGACACTTAACAGGAATCGCTCTGTATCCTACTCCACTCAGACCAGTAATGGCAGCACTGGTAGTACTGGCAGCAGTCAGTCTGAGGCCAGCAGTGGAAGTGCAGTGAGTACACCGAGCCCAGTAACCCGTGCTCGCAGCCACAGCACAGCGGCAGGCTCAAGTAAGAGAGGAGGAATGTATTTGGAGGGATTTGACCCTTTCAGCATTCTTCAACAATCTTCAGAAAGACAGCCAACACCTCCACCCAAGTCTGCTCCGCCCATCCCGTGCCAAGCCAGCAATGGCATGACTGTTGACGAACAGAACCGTAGGAACAACTGCACCGTTCAAGACAATAACAGAGatgtggaagaagaggaagaagagggtaTGATCTTCTTCTACTTACCAGAAGGCCACAAACCTGGAACATTCCCCAAGGCCCTGCAAGATGGGGGTTCAcgtaataataatagaaatgatAATGGGAACTCAGTGATCCTCAGGGGACGGCAAAGTAGGCGCCAGCGTCGCGGCTCTTCAGGCTCTGTCGACAGCCGGCTTAGTTTTTATGACAATGTTCCCTACACTGAGAGAgatgaggaaggagaggaggaagaaggagatgAACGCAAACTAGAGGAGGTACTCCAGCACGTCAGCGGCCTGCAGCATTTTGTTAATGCCTGGTCAGAGGCTGTGGCTAGGGAAGAGGACGAGGAGGacgaggatgaagaggaagaaggagattCTGACTCAGCTTTGGACTCGGCCTCCCCTTGTCCGTCATCTCCTCTGCAGAACCGACTGGAAGAGACTGAGAATGGAAGTGACCAGGACAGCACAGGAAACCCTctgggagagggagaggaggggatGAGAGAGAGGAGAGACTCTGGTGTAGGAGCATCTCTAACCAGAACCAGCAG ACCACAGAAACTCCGCTGGCCAAGCTTTCAGAACTCCCACCGGCCCAGCTTGGCTTCCGCCCAGCTCCAGATTAGCTGCCAGTCTGTGCTACAGATGAATTTACTCCAGAAGCTCTCACTGCTGCAGCTCACCGCCCTGCTGGAGAAGCACACACCCACTAACAAACATGGCTTCAGTTG GGCTGTGCCAAAGTTTATGAAGCGGATCAAGGTGCGTGACTACAAAGATAGGAATGTGTTTGGTGTGCCCCTACAAGTTATCGTCCAGCGGACTGGCCAGCCCCTCCCTCAGGGAATTCAGCAGGCCATGCGCTACCTCCGCAATCAATGCCTAGACCAG GTGGGTCTTTTTAGGAAATCTGGAGTAAAATCTCGGATCCAGGCTTTGCGCCAAATGAATGAGGCAAGTGGCGCAGATGGGGGAGGAGTCAACTATGAAGGCCAATCCGCTTACGACGTTGCAGACATGCTGAAGCAGTACTTCAGAGATTTACCAGAACCATTGCTAACCAGCAAATTGTCCGAGACTTTTCTCCAGATCTATCAGT ACATGCCAAAAGAACTCCGTCTTCAGGCTGCACGTGCTGCTGTGCTGCTGCTTCCCGATGAGAATAGGGAGGCACTGCGGACACTGCTTTGTCTACTGAGCGATGTGACGGCCAGTGTGGCTGAGAACCAGATGACACCAACCAACCTGGCTGTTTGTCTGGCCCCGTCCCTCTTCCACCTCAACACACTGCGCCGTAAAGAGAGCTCCTCAcccag GGTGATGAACAGGAAGCAAACATTGGGAAAGCCAGACCAGAGGGACCTGAATGAGAACCTGGCTGCCACTCATGGCCTGGCACACATGATCCAAGAGTGCAGGAAACTTTTCCGG ATCCCAGAGGAAATGAATCGCTGCAGAAACTCCTATGTGGAGCAGGCGCTGCTGCCACGACGTTTGGAGGAGTTTGCTGGTGAAGAGGCTGGGCACACGGGTTACACAGCCTACCTACGGGACAGCCTCGATGCCCTGCTCAAAGAGGCTAAAGACAAGTTCAAAGGTTATGACAGCTGCTCCACACCCGAGCAGGCAGAGCTGGCCTGTAGGAAG GTGCATGATGGTTTTCCACTGCGGGTCTGGAAGGTGACTGTAGAGGTGCCTGCAAGTCCTGAGGAGGTTCTGATGCGGGTGCTGAGGGACCAGGGCCACTGGGATGAGGACCTGCTCGAGAGTCGTGTAGTGGAGACTCTGGATGAGCGAACAGAAGTCTACCAGTACGTTAGGAATACAATGGCCCCCCATCCTACCAGAGACCATCTGGTACTCAG